In a single window of the Coffea eugenioides isolate CCC68of chromosome 3, Ceug_1.0, whole genome shotgun sequence genome:
- the LOC113766354 gene encoding uncharacterized protein LOC113766354 encodes MSDGWSDQRKRTMNNFLVNSRAGTVFLSSIDTTDISKIAQKLFELLDGIVEKIGEDNVVQVITDNASNYKATGKILMEKRKRLFWTPCAAYCIDLMLEDFQKFDSLHKVTIQKAKSVVTYIYSWGTVINWMKEFTNGKELIRPGVTRFATSYLTMRHLSELKGNLFTFFSSDKWKITSPLIKVLRMVDSDEKPAMGFLYKAIDQAKEEIKQNVNNVRKRYESASLIKDGKIN; translated from the exons ATGTCCGATGGGTGGTCTGATCAAAGAAAGAGAACaatgaacaattttcttgtgAATAGTCGAGCTGGTACTGTGTTCTTATCTTCTATAGACACCACTGATATTTCAAAGATAgctcaaaagttatttgaattgTTAGATGGTATTGTGGAAAAAATTGGAGAGGATAATGTTGTGCAGGTCATCACCGATAATGCTTCTAATTATAAGGCAACTGGAAAAATATTGatggaaaagagaaaaagattgTTTTGGACCCCTTGTGCTGCTTATTGCATTGATCTGATGttggaagattttcaaaagtttgattCGCTCCACAAAGTCACAATACAAAAAGCGAAATCTGTGGTCACATATATTTATTCATGGGGTACAGTTATTAATTGGATGAAAGAGTTCACCAATGGCAAGGAGTTGATTAGGCCTGGAGTTACTCGCTTTGCTACTTCATACTTGACTATGAGACATCTAAGCGAGTTGAAAGGGAATTTGTTTACCTTTTTCTCTTCGGATAAGTGGAAAATAA CTTCACCTCTCATCAAAGTATTGAGGATGGTGGATTCTGATGAAAAACCCGCCATGGGTTTTCTCTATAAAGCTATTGATCAGGCGAAAgaagaaatcaaacaaaatgtGAACAATGTTCGAAAAAG ATATGAATCAGCATCATTGATAAAAGATGGGAAGATCAATTGA